Below is a genomic region from Raphanus sativus cultivar WK10039 chromosome 4, ASM80110v3, whole genome shotgun sequence.
AGTAAGAAAAATCAAAGGTTATTttccatttgtacttcacttttaataggatagattcAACTTTCGAGTTCATCAAGGAATGATCTCTATTAGCAATGGTGTTGTGCACTTGTGctcttcatttttgttttgactcGTCTTGCTCTTCATACTATGTTTTGGTGAAGTGTACTGATTGGCAGCTGCGAAACGTTGTCGTCTTTAATTTTTGggacaaaaacaacaaaatctaGAGCCTGTAAGCCCATCAACCGTTGAAATTCTTCAGATCACATCTCGACCGTCCAATTGCAAAggataaaaaggaaaatactaaacagaaaaagatttttttttaccgaATGACCGTTGAAATTCATCAGATCACATCTTAACCGTCCAATTTCTTAAACAGAAAAATGGAAATTTTGATAAAAGACCGTTGGAAACAATCTCTCTATATATAATGCATAGCTTCTCCCGCAAGAGTTAATCacaaagtttctttttttactctctctctctctctctctctcgtttcaCTAGTTTAGGGCTTGCTTCTAGTTACGATCAAATTTAGGGTTTTTACTACCACCATCGATAACTAATAAGAAGGATGATTCGCAAACTCTCGACGTTCTACGTGCAGTTGTATAACATCGTTGATGATCCTTCGTCGAATCCCATCATCTCGTGGAGCAAAAGCAGCCCTAACGGCTTCGTCGTCTGGGACGTGAAAAAGCTTCGCAGAGACATTCTTATGAAACCCTCCTATGGAGTCATGTTGTTGGGCAGAAATTCAACGGAGTTCATCGCGAACCTTCGCTCACACGGCTTTCGAAGTGTCCTCAAGGGCTTTGGGGAGTTGGAGTTTGAGCATGATGATTTTACGAGAGGCACtgtgacgaagaagaagaagatggtcaAGGCTTTGTCCGAGAGGTTTGATGCTCAAATCAAAGCCATCAAGTGTAGATTCAAACCCAAGAAATTAGCTTCTCTTAAAGATGACTTGATAATCTCTTCCCCTAAGTAACCTACGTAGTATCTGATCATAAAAAAAAGCCACGTCAAAAGTAGTCTCTGATCAAAGTTTCCTTCTTTTCTTAAttgtaactaaatttttttttttagtataaaTTTCGTAACCTCTTGTTCTATGCAGTTGGTTCTATGTGTGTGGTTTGATCAAGTAGAGAGTTGTTTCTTAATTGTGCTGTACGTTTGTCCAAGGTTCGAGTGAAAATTTGaaagttttgagtttttttttgtctctcgTTGCCTTTTGTTCTCAACATGTAATATGTTCTTCTCATTGATTGTCACATCAGATCCTTATTTG
It encodes:
- the LOC108850664 gene encoding heat shock factor protein HSF8-like is translated as MIRKLSTFYVQLYNIVDDPSSNPIISWSKSSPNGFVVWDVKKLRRDILMKPSYGVMLLGRNSTEFIANLRSHGFRSVLKGFGELEFEHDDFTRGTVTKKKKMVKALSERFDAQIKAIKCRFKPKKLASLKDDLIISSPK